The DNA window CCGAGCAGGTCCGAGTCCGGCTGCATGGTCCCGGGGTGCGCTTTGTGGCCGGCAGCCGGTCGTCATATCTGGTGGCCGTCGGCAGCGGCGCGTCGGGCGGCCAGTTCGACGACGTGCTGCGCCATGGATGCGACACCTTCATCACCGGAGATGTAAAACATAGCCTTTTCTTGACGGCGCGGGCCTGCGATGTCACACTGATCGACGCCGGGCATTTTCACACGGAACATCCCATCGTTACATCCGTAGCAGCGCACCTGCGCCGGGTACTGCCCGGTCTCACCGTTTTGGAGTCGGAGACCACGCAGGAGCCCGCCGTCTGGCTCAGCATGACGCAGCACTGAAATAAGAGAAAAACTGTCAATTTGCAATTGTCAGTTGCCAAGAAAGGTTGGGAGGAAAAATGCCGCTGGACGCGGTGTGTCTGTCGGCACTGGCCGACGAACTGGGCGCCGCTCTGGCGGGCGGCCGTGTGGACAAAGTCTTCATGCCGGCGCGCGAGGAGGCGGTATTGGCCATGCGTGGACCCGGCGGGCCGGCGCGGTTGCTGCTCGCGGCTGGGTCCCGCACGCCGCGGGCGCATATCACCGAGGTGGTACGGGAGAACCCCGCCGCACCGCCGATGTTTTGCATGCTGCTGCGCAAGCATCTGATCGGCGCGCGTCTGGTCGAGGTCCGGCAGCCGCCGCTTGAGCGCGTGCTGCTGTTTGTGTTTGACGCCACAGACGAGATGGGTGAACCCTGCCGGAAGACGCTGGCGGCGGAGCTCATGGGCCGGCACTCGAACCTGATTTTGATCGGCTCGGACGGGCGCATCGTCGACTGCTTGCGGCGGGTGGACATGGAGATGTCCGAGCGGCGTCAGGTGCTGCCCGGACTTTTCTATCACCTGCCGCCGGGGCAGGGCAAGCGGGATCCGCTTACCACGGACGGGACAGTCTGGGCGGCGCTGGCCGCCGGCCGGCCGCCGGGGCAGCCTTTTGACGACTGGTTGCTCCAGACCTTTGCCGGCCTGCCGCCGCTGCTGTGCCGAGAGATCGTCCACTTAGCTGGCGGTCCGTCGGCTGAGGATGAGGTTTGTCTGCGGGCGGCGCTGGCATGGCGGTCGGAGGTGTTGGCGCGGCATTTTGCGCCCTGGCTGCTCATGGAAGGGGATGGGGCGGTCGATTTCTCTTACCGGCCCATCACTCAGTACGGGGCGCTGTATGCGCCGCGCCGCGCGGACAGCTTTTCACAGATGCTGGACATCTTTTACGCGACGCGCGACGCCAAGGAACGGATGCGAGCCGGCGCGCAGGAGATGACGAAGCTGGTCACGACGCTGCGTGACCGCGCGCGGCGAAAGGCGGCGGCCCAGCGGCTGGAATGGGAGAAAACCCAGACGCGAGAGCGTCTGCGGGAGTATGGGGATCTTTTGATGGCGAATCTGTACCAGATCGAACCGGGTTGGCGGGCGGTCACAGTGCCGGATTTCTACCGCGGCGGCGAGACGGAGATCCCACTGAACCCTCAATGGA is part of the Oscillospiraceae bacterium genome and encodes:
- a CDS encoding NFACT family protein; this encodes MPLDAVCLSALADELGAALAGGRVDKVFMPAREEAVLAMRGPGGPARLLLAAGSRTPRAHITEVVRENPAAPPMFCMLLRKHLIGARLVEVRQPPLERVLLFVFDATDEMGEPCRKTLAAELMGRHSNLILIGSDGRIVDCLRRVDMEMSERRQVLPGLFYHLPPGQGKRDPLTTDGTVWAALAAGRPPGQPFDDWLLQTFAGLPPLLCREIVHLAGGPSAEDEVCLRAALAWRSEVLARHFAPWLLMEGDGAVDFSYRPITQYGALYAPRRADSFSQMLDIFYATRDAKERMRAGAQEMTKLVTTLRDRARRKAAAQRLEWEKTQTRERLREYGDLLMANLYQIEPGWRAVTVPDFYRGGETEIPLNPQWTPQRNAAQYYKDYRRAKTAEAVLAEQMAAGERESEYLDSVLDALERASSRQDLQEIAEELTQGGYLKAAKSRSRRDARPATSQPMRFVSSAGVTLLAGRNNRQNDALTMKTAARSDIWLHAQKIPGSHVIIRLDSAPPDDVTLKEAAVIAATLSRAGGASKVPVDYTRVSRVKKPPGAKPGMVIYDDYKTLIVRPDKNCLQQLSADG